In Falco naumanni isolate bFalNau1 chromosome 5, bFalNau1.pat, whole genome shotgun sequence, the following are encoded in one genomic region:
- the LOC121088659 gene encoding alpha-2-macroglobulin-like protein 1, translating to MWTPFLLSCLLYTLGIVAQPRYLIIVPAALTYPSSQRVCLDLRGVEKPSHVALTLVHPSGNLSLYRKVVRNNRIFECSKFQVPQPPGSQEVGTVRLHISNGHYSANEEKQVLIRRAGTGTFIQMDKPIYSPGQTVKFRIVTLTEDFAPVNSKYSMVEVQDPNQIRIGQWLDVKPKQGIADLSFQLAAKISLGTYTISVVNPKVSSTFEVEEHVLKKFDVFFEGPARIYASDKTFPLRVCGRYSYGKAVQGTMRVTLCQKARRRPRNTSKDVCREYSGLTASKGCFTPSVSTSVFNLAPSEEDSQLYAEASLLEMGTGVQINTSSQILISRTAARAAFETPNAYYIPGVPYKGKIKLQDHYGNGMKNRKVYLVIKFMRHRFIKTYITDSSGIASFSLDTTAWNSSSVSLEVTGRAGIVVRGQRNVQVGKLNSKSAAVGQWETIVPQLQGSFSIPLTFTADFTPSPSLVVYAIFPSGGITADSIHFDVALCFVNQVKVGFPAKEAHPGSTVQLQLQAAPGSLCAVQAVDGNMFFMRPESELTSQTVYDLFPAAYRHGYPAQVEEHSDHCVQPQSTSSLLRGKPQHAFQPDIFNLFWNMGLKIFSNLVIKKPSQCFHRADRKPTVGGPPTEDQRITKEQTQFTTHGRLHHYFPETWIWNLFSVGSNGSRSVLVTVPAAAAEWKVKTFCLAGRGFGLAPATSLRTVQPFFVDVTLPYSVIRGETFLLKATVFNYLQQCVQIHVALAKSPDFQVEPCRTCRDRDCLCVEESKTFTWNVTAVQLGTVNITVRIEVLDTTSRCGSRKTLPSTVRRRHTVVKQLLVRPEGVLVEKSYISLLCPRGGNIAEEAVSLHLPDNVVKGSARASISVSGDLMGTALQNLDRLVPVPHGCGEQNMVLFAPIVYVLQYLEKTKQLSPEIKERATGFLRNGYQMQLLYRHRDGSYSVFGQQDGEGNTWLTAFVVKSFGQARKYIYVDDKNVQDALRWLEQNQLPSGCFATKGSIFHSSLKGSVDDEISLGAYVAAALLELGQPLKGKLMQTTLRCLQQAVHNITNTYTEAVLAYAFALAGDYKITQELLYKLEEQAIKSGGQIHWSPKPSSPASMGFWPGSQAVDIELTAYVLLAYLSKPRVHASDMATAAGIVAWLTRQQNAYGGFASTQDTVVALQALAKYAARTFSASGQALVRVKSQRGFGKTFQVNRQKGLLVQQAALTEVPGQFLVQVHGSSCVLAQTVLRYHEPPPRAAVTFTLRVNTELTNCSQANVRVLTVRVLASYIGSRVTSNMAILEVSLLSGFVLAPRSRMLLERRTIIKKIEVKADVVYIYLEKLSDESQTFILQLEQVIQMKNLKPASIKVYDYYQPEERALADYSAVCS from the exons ATGTGGACTCCCTTcctcctgagctgcctgctCTACACCCTGGGGATAGTGGCACAACC GAGGTACCTGATCATTGTTCCAGCTGCACTGACTTACCCCTCTTCCCAGAGGGTGTGCTTGGACCTCCGTGGTGTGGAGAAGCCTAGTCATGTTGCCTTAACTCTTGTGCATCCATCCGGCAACCTCAGCCTCTATCGCAAAGTCGTCAGGAACAACCGGATCTTCGAGTGCTCCAAATTTCAG GTACCCCAACCTCCAGGCAGCCAGGAGGTGGGCACTGTCCGCTTGCATATCTCCAACGGCCACTACAGTGCAAACGAAGAGAAGCAAGTCCTGATCCgcagggctggcacaggcaCCTTCATCCAGATGGATAAACCCATCTATAGCCCAGGACAGACAG TGAAATTCCGTATTGTGACGTTGACTGAAGATTTTGCTCCCGTTAACAGCAAG TACTCCATGGTGGAAGTCCAG GACCCAAACCAAATCCGCATTGGCCAGTGGCTGGATGTGAAACCAAAACAGGGCATTGCAGATCTCTCCTTCCAGTTAGCTGCCAAAATCTCCCTGGGGACTTACACCATCAGTGTGGTGAACCCAAAAGTGTCCAGTACCTTTGAGGTGGAGGAACACG TGTTGAAAAAGTTTGATGTTTTCTTCGAGGGACCAGCTCGGATTTATGCTTCAGATAAAACTTTCCCGCTGCGTGTGTGTGGCAG GTACAGCTATGGGAAAGCAGTGCAAGGGACCATGCGGGTGACTTTGTGCCAGAAGGCAAGGAGGCGTCCCCGAAACACCAGCAAGGATGTCTGTAGGGAATACAGTGGCCTG ACAGCGAGCAAGGGGTGCTTCACCCCTTCTGTAAGCACGTCAGTCTTCAACCTGGCTCCCAGCGAGGAGGACAGCCAGCTCTATGCAGAAGCCTCTCTCCTGGAGATGGGCACAG GGGTGCAGATCAACACCTCCAGCCAAATCCTCATCTCCAGGACAGCTGCAAGGGCAGCGTTTGAGACACCAAATGCATATTACATCCCTGGAGTACCCTACAAGGGGAAG ATTAAGCTTCAGGATCACTATGGAAATGgtatgaaaaacagaaaagtttatCTTGTGATAAAGTTCATGAGGCATCGGTTTATCAAAACTTACATCACAGACAGCAGTGGAATAGCATCCTTCAGCCTGGACACTACTGCCTGGAACAGCTCATCAGTCTCTTTGGAG GTCACGGGGAGGGCTGGAATTGTTGTCAGGGGCCAGAGGAATGTCCAGGTTGGGAAGCTGAACAGTAAGTCTGCAGCAGTCGGACAATGGGAAACAATTGTGCCCC AGTTGCAGGGCTCCTTCTCCATCCCTTTGACTTTCACTGCTGACTTCACCCCATCACCTTCCTTAGTGGTGTATGCCATCTTCCCCAGTGGAGGGATAACGGCTGACAGCATCCATTTTGATGTTGCCTTGTGCTTTGTAAACCAG GTCAAGGTAGGATTCCCAGCTAAAGAAGCCCACCCAGGGTCAACagtgcagctccagctgcaggcagcccctggcTCCCTGTGTGCAGTACAGGCGGTGGATGGAAACATGTTCTTCATGAGACCAGAGAGCGAGCTGACAAGCCAAACG GTCTACGATTTGTTCCCTGCTGCCTACCGACATGGGTACCCTGCCCAAGTAGAAGAGCATTCAGATCACTGTGTTCAGCCACAGTCCACGTCATCTCTGCTACGAGGGAAGCCACAGCACGCCTTTCAGCCTGACATCTTTAACCTCTTCTGG AACATGGGGCTGAAAATCTTCTCAAACCTTGTAATCAAGAAGCCATCTCAATGCTTTCATCGGGCGGATAGGAAGCCAACCGTAG gGGGGCCTCCTACAGAAGACCAAAGAATCACTAAGGAACAAACCCAATTTACCACCCATGGAAGACTTCACCACTATTTCCCTGAAACTTGGATCTGGAATCTGTTCTCTGTTGG CTCCAACGGCAGCAGGAGCGTCTTGGTcacagtgcctgctgctgctgcagaatggAAAGTCAAGACGTTCTGCTTGGCTGGGAGGGGATTTGGCCTTGCTCCAGCCACGAGCCTCCGAACAGTGCAGCCCTTCTTTGTGGATGTGACACTGCCATATTCTGTCATCCGAGGAGAGACCTTCCTGCTGAAAGCTACTGTCTTCAACTACCTGCAGCAGTGTGTACAG ATCCACGTGGCCCTGGCTAAATCCCCAGACTTCCAGGTGGAGCCATGCCGgacctgcagggacagggattGTCTGTGTGTAGAGGAGTCCAAGACTTTCACGTGGAATGTGACAGCGGTCCAGCTAG GGACTGTGAATATCACAGTGAGGATAGAGGTACTGGACACCACATCACGGTGTGGGAGCAGGAAAACCTTGCCATCTACTGTGAGGCGGAGGCATACAGTGGTCAAACAATTGTTGGTCCGG ccagaaGGTGTGTTGGTGGAGAAGTCTTACATCTCCCTTTTGTGCCCGAGAGGAG GAAACATTGCTGAAGAAGCTGTGTCCCTTCACCTACCTGACAATGTAGTGAAGGGATCTGCCAGGGCTTCCATTTCCGTCTCAG GTGACCTCATGGGGACGGCACTGCAGAACCTGGACCGTCTGGTGCCGGTGCCCCACGGCTGTGGGGAGCAGAACATGGTGCTGTTTGCCCCCATTGTCTATGTGCTGCAGTACCTGGAGAAGACGAAGCAGCTGTCCCCTGAGATCAAGGAGAGGGCGACAGGGTTCCTGCGCAATG ggtACCAGATGCAGCTTCTTTATAGGCACCGAGATGGGTCCTACAGTGTCTTtgggcagcaggatggagaAGGGAACACCTG GCTGACAGCTTTTGTAGTCAAGAGTTTTGGCCAAGCTAGAAAATACATCTACGTAGATGACAAGAATGTCCAGGATGCCCTACGCTGGCTAGAGCAAAACCAGCTGCCCAGTGGCTGCTTTGCCACCAAAGGGAGCATCTTTCACTCCTCCCTAAAG GGCAGCGTGGATGATGAGATCTCCCTGGGGGCATACgttgctgcagcactgctggagctgggtCAGCCACTGAAG GGCAAGCTGATGCAGACTACGCTCCGCTGCCTGCAGCAAGCAGTTCACAACATCACCAACACCTACACAGAGGCCGTGCTGGCCTATGCCTTCGCCCTGGCTGGGGACTATAAGATAACCCAGGAGCTGCTGTACAAGCTGGAGGAACAGGCCATCAAATCAG gagGACAAATCCACTGGAGCCCTAAGCCAAGCTCTCCAGCTTCCATGGGCTTCTGGCCTGGTTCTCAGGCAGTGGACATAGAGTTGACAGCCTATGTGCTCCTGGCATACCTCTCCAAGCCACGGGTACATGCAAGTGACATGGCAACTGCAGCTGGTATTGTGGCATGGCTGACCCGGCAGCAAAACGCCTATGGGGGCTTTGCCTCCACCCAG GACACGGTTGTTGCCTTGCAAGCCTTAGCAAAATATGCAGCAAGGACGTTCAGTGCATCAGGCCAGGCACTTGTGAGGGTGAAGTCCCAGAGGGGCTTCGGGAAGACTTTCCAAGTCAACCGCCAGAaggggctgctggtgcagcaggcagcactgaCAGAGGTCCCAGGGCAGTTCCTAGTGCAAGTCCACGGCAGCAGCTGTGTCTTGGCTCAG ACAGTGCTGAGGTACCACGAGCCTCCCCCGCGGGCTGCTGTCACCTTCACTCTGCGTGTCAACACGGAGCTGACCAACTGCAGCCAGGCCAACGTGCGCGTCCTCACCGTCCGCGTCCTTGCCAG CTACATCGGGAGCAGAGTCACATCCAACATGGCGATCCTGGAGGTCTCCCTGCTGTCTGGATTTGTCCTGGCTCCCAGGTCCAGGATGTTG CTGGAGCGCAGAACCATCATTAAGAAAATAGAAGTGAAAGCTGATGTGGTCTACATTTATCTGGAGAAG CTCAGTGATGAATCTCAGACTTTCATTCTGCAACTGGAACAAGTAATTCAGATGAAGAACCTGAAACCAGCCAGCATCAAAGTCTACGATTACTACCAGCCAG aggAGCGAGCCCTGGCTGACTACAGTGCTGTCTGTAGCTGA